Proteins from one Caulobacter sp. 73W genomic window:
- a CDS encoding flagellin, with protein MTRISTAGNYSSMLTNLSRAQVEQAKWGDQISTKQVATDLKGFAKNAEYITALKNVQSKVGAFLEQNTLLTDKLGMQDVALSRAADTAQNIRTAVTEAVAAGNADTLMEQLSSYFADAVSAMNTQHQGQFLFAGGKIDTQPITATALADLVPPLPATPGELSDHIAALFSNDKFTAQIRLNETATVNPSFHADTLGTPLFTVLQNITAYVQENGEFSGGLTQEQSDFLKSQLTLLDGARKGLIDETARNGMLQNRVEQAAGVLKERESGMEVMIGGVVDADYAAASVRLNIAKLSLEGSARVFSMLSGSSILDVL; from the coding sequence ATGACGCGCATCTCCACCGCCGGCAATTACAGCTCGATGCTGACCAACCTGTCCCGGGCGCAGGTCGAGCAGGCCAAATGGGGGGACCAAATCTCCACCAAGCAGGTCGCCACCGACTTGAAGGGCTTCGCCAAGAACGCCGAGTACATCACGGCGCTGAAGAACGTGCAGAGCAAGGTTGGGGCTTTCCTCGAGCAGAACACCCTGCTGACCGACAAGTTGGGCATGCAGGACGTGGCCCTGAGCCGGGCCGCCGACACCGCTCAGAACATCCGCACCGCCGTCACGGAAGCCGTCGCCGCGGGCAACGCCGACACCCTGATGGAGCAGCTGAGCAGCTACTTCGCCGATGCGGTGTCGGCGATGAACACCCAGCACCAGGGCCAGTTCCTGTTCGCGGGCGGCAAGATCGACACCCAGCCGATCACGGCTACGGCGTTGGCCGATCTGGTGCCGCCGCTGCCGGCGACGCCGGGGGAGCTGTCGGATCACATCGCGGCCCTGTTCTCGAACGACAAGTTCACGGCCCAGATCCGTCTGAACGAGACGGCGACGGTCAATCCGTCCTTCCACGCCGACACCCTCGGCACGCCGCTGTTCACGGTGCTGCAGAACATCACCGCCTATGTGCAGGAGAACGGCGAGTTCTCCGGTGGCCTGACCCAAGAGCAAAGCGACTTCCTGAAGTCGCAGCTGACCCTGCTGGACGGCGCGCGGAAGGGGCTGATCGACGAGACCGCCCGCAACGGCATGCTGCAGAACCGCGTGGAGCAGGCGGCAGGCGTCCTGAAGGAGCGCGAAAGCGGCATGGAGGTCATGATCGGCGGGGTGGTCGACGCCGACTACGCCGCCGCTTCGGTGCGGCTGAACATCGCAAAGCTGTCGCTGGAAGGCTCGGCCCGCGTGTTCTCCATGCTGTCCGGCTCGTCCATCCTCGACGTGCTGTAG